TGTTCGCCATGCCCGGCATCGCGTTGGCCTCGTGGATCACGACGGGCACGCGACCGCGGGCGGCGACGTACGCGGGAGTCGCGGCGTACCCGCCGAAGCCGACGACCACGTCGACGTCGCGATCGTCGATGACCCGGCGCACGTCGCGGACCGCGCCGAGGAAGGTCGCGGGGAATGCGAGGGCGGCGCGATTCGGTCGCCGCGGGAACGGGACCTTGGCGATCGTGGTGAGCTCGTAGCCGCGCTCCGGCACCAGGCGCGCTTCGAGGCCTTCGCGGGTGCCGAGCACGATGATCCCGGCGTCGGGCTCGCGCTCGCGAAGCACGTCGGCGACGGCGAGCAGCGGGTTCACGTGACCGGCGGTACCGCCGCCGGCAAGCAGGTAGGTCGTCATCGCTCGCGCGCTCGCGATGCGGTCGGCGAGGTTCGGCGAGCACCTTCGCCGGATCGGGGCCGTGAGCGGGCGGCGGTCTCGTTCGTGTCGGCGTGGGCCATGGCTAAGACGATACCGATCGCGCCGAGCGTCGTAAGCAGCGCCGAGCCCCCCGACGACACGAGGGGAAGCGGGACGCCGAGCACGGGGAGCAGCCCGAGCACGACGGCGATGTTCACGAACCCCTGGAACAGGAGCCACACGAGGACCCCGCCGATGATGGTTCGACGGAACGTGCTCGTGCTCCGCACGAGCAGCCGGACCATGAGCACCGCCAGCGCAACGAACAGCGCGATCATAACGAGGGCGCCCACGAGACCGAACTCCTCCCCGACGATGGCGAAGATGAAGTCGTTGTCGGCCTCGGGGAGCCACGACCACTTCGCCCGGGAATTCCCGAGCCCGACGCCGAAGAATCCGCCGGCCGACAGGGCATAGAGCCCGTGCGTCGATTGCCAGCACAGGTCCTCGTAATCGCAGTCACCCGTGTAGAAGGCACTGATGCGGGCGACGCGGTTGGGGCTCGTCGCCGCGAAGACGATCGACATGCCCGCCGCGGCAATTCCGCCGAGCGCGAGGTACGTGAGTGGGAAGCCCCCGCAGAACAGCGCGCCGAGCACACACACGGCGATCACCATGACCGTGCCGAGGTCTTTCGTCAGCAGCGCGATCCCGATGGCGATCACGAGCACCGGCACGACGGGGATGAAGGCGTGCCGCCAGTCGTTCAGCAGCTTCTCCTTCCGGCTGATCACCGACGCGAGCCACACGATGAGGGCGATCTTGAGCACCTCGGCCGGCTGCATCGAGAACCCCGCGAGGTCGATCCAGGCTCGGTTCCCGTTCACCTCGTAACCGAGGGGCGTGAGCACGAGCGCCTGCAGGGCGACGCCGACGACGAGGAGAGGCCACGCCATGGCGCTCCAGAATCGCTCCGGCAGACGCGAGGCGATGAGCATGAGTGGCACGCCGACGAGCGCGAAGAGCCCCTGTCTGACGAACTTGTCGGAGATACTGTTGCCTGCCGCGAACTCCTCGACCGAGGAGCTCGAGAGCACCATGACGAGCCCGTAGACCACGAGCGCGAGCGTGACCGCGATCAGCAGCGAGACGTCGCGGTCGCCCTCGGAGAAGCGACGGCCCAGCGAGACGGTGACCGCGCGGAGCCCCGTGGGGCGGTCGGCACTCTGCCCGCTGCCGTTCGGCCGACTCGCTCCGGGCGCCCCGCCCCGCCGTGCGTCGGTTCCCTCAGTGATCGGCTGCGTCGTTCGGCCCGTCGGGGTCGTGGCCCGCGTTCCGGTTCGCGTCGTCGATGCGGGTGATCTCGGGGGCACTGTCCCGGTCATGCGACTCGGCCTCCCACGCGCTGCGCACGGCGGCCGCGAATCTCTGGCCGCGATCGCTGTAGCTGATGAACTGGTCCATCGATGCCGCGGCTGGCGCGAGGAGCACCGTGTCGCCCGGCTGGGCGATCGCCTCCGCACAGGCGATGACGCGCGGCATGACGTCATCAGTGTCGGTCACGTCGATCAGATGGACGGGGACGTCGGGCGCGTGTTGCGCGAACGCGGCTCCGACGGCCGCCCTGTCAGCGCCGATGACGACGGCCGCACGGAGGCGTGTCGCGTGCTTCGCGACCAGCGGTGAGAGGTCGACGCCCTTGAGGAGTCCGCCGACGACCCACACGACGCTGGGGTAGGCGTGCAGCGAGGCATTGGCGGCGTGCGCGTTCGTCGCCTTGGAATCGTCGACCCAGGCGACACCGTCGCGCTCGCCGACGAGCTCGTTCCGGTGCCGGTCGACGGCGAAGGTCGCGAGGGCGTCGTGGATGTGCTCGGGCGCGACACCGATGCTGCGGGCCAGCGCCGCCGCAGCGAGCGTGTTCTGCACGAGGTGCCCCGCGCCGAGACCGACGGCGCGCAGCTCCTCGACGGTCGCGAGCTCGAGCGCGCTCGTGCGCCGCTCTTCGAGAAAGGCACGGTCGATCAGGACGCCGTCGACGACGCCGAGGTCGCTTGGGCCCGGTGTTCCGAGGCCGAAGCCGATGGCGCGGCATCCCTCCTGCACCTCGGCGTCCTCGACGAGTCGCCTCGTGGCGTCGTCGGCGAGGTTGTACACGCAGGCGATGCGCGTGTGCTCGTAGACGCGGCCCTTGGCGAGGCGATAGGCCTCAGCAGAACCGTGCCAATCGAGGTGGTCGTCGGCGAGGTTCAACACCACGGAGGACGTGGGCGCGACGGAGGTGATCGAGTGCAGCTGGTAGCTCGAGAGCTCCACGACGAGCACGTCATACCCCTGCGGGTCGCGAATGGCGTCGAGGATCGGCGTGCCGATGTTGCCGCAGGGCACGGCGCGCATGCCGGCGGTGTGCAGCATGTGGGCGGTTAGCTGCGTCGTCGTGGTCTTCCCGTTGGTTCCCGTGACGCACAGCCATTCGGCGACGCGGCCGGTTTTGTCGCGCAGGCGCCACGCGAGTTCGATGTCGCCCCAGATCGGCAGCTCGCGGTCTGCTGCCCACCGCATCAGCGGGTGGTGGGGCGCGAAGCCGGGCGAAGCGACGACGAGCTCCGGCTCGAAGGCGGCGAGCTCGTCCGGCACGACGTCGAGGGGCGTCCGCACGACGACGGGCACCCCGAGCACCTCGAGGATTCGCTCCCGATCGTCGTCGTGCGCGCCGGCGATGACGAGGACCGAGGCCCCGAGCTCGGCGAGGGTGTCGGCCACGGAGAACCCGGTCACGCCGAGCCCGAGCACGGCGACCCGCAGGCCGCGCCAGTCGTCGTGCCAGCTCGTGAGTGCGCTCGGGCTGGCGCTCACGCCAGTGACCACCATTCGGCGTAGAACAGCCCGAGACCGATCGCGGCGAAGATGCCGGCGATGATCCAGAACCGCACGACGATCGTGACCTCGGCCCATCCCTTCAACTCGAAATGATGATGGATGGGGCTCATGAGGAAGATGCGTTTACCGCCCGTGAGCTTGAAGTAGATCCGCTGCACGATGACGGAGCCGGTCGTGACGACGAACAGGCCGCCGATGAAGACGAGCAGCAGCTCGGTGCGCGTGACCACCGCCAGTGCGGCGAGCGCGCCGCCGAGGCCGAGCGAGCCGGTGTCGCCCATGAAGATCTGAGCGGGCGACGTGTTCCACCACAGGAAGCCGATGAGCGCCCCGACGATCGCTGCAGCTGCGACGGCCACATCGAGCGGCGCGTACACGTCGTAGCAGGCCGCCTCGACAGCGCTCGCCACGCGCGGCGTCCCGCACAGCTGGTTGAACTGCCAATAGGCGATGAAGCCGAACGACCCGATCGAGATGATGGATGCCCCGGTCGCGAGACCGTCGAGGCCGTCGGTGACGTTCACGGCGTTCGAGGTCGCGGTCGTGATGAGCACGATCCAGACGACGAGCAGCACCGTGCCGGCGATGACGCCGAGCGACATGAAGTCGATCGGCAGGTCGCGGATGAACGAGACGCTCGAAGAGATCGGGCGCACGCCCGATTCGTTCACGAACTGCAGACCGACGATCGCGAAGACCGAGGCGACGACGACCTGACCGGCGATCTTGGTCCACCCGCCGATGCCGAGGCTCTGCTTCTGCCTGACCTTCATGTAGTCGTCGATGAAGCCGATGACGGCGAGGCCGACCATCATGCCGAGCACGAGCAGCCCTGACGCCGCCGGGGGGTCCCAGGTCACGAGGCACGCGACGAAGTAACCGAGCACCGCACCGATCGTGAAGACGATGCCACCCATCGAGGCAGTGCCGCGCTTCGAGTGGTGACCCTTGGGGCCGTCCTCCCGGATGAACTGGCCCCACTGGAGGCGGTGGAACAGTTTGACGAAGAGGGGGGTCGCGAAGAGCGTGAACAGCAGGCCGACGGAACCGGCGACCAGAACGCCGATCACGCGGCTCCCCCGTGCCCGGCCGTGCCGAGCCCTGACGCTGCGGGCGGAGCACCCGTACCGACCTCGCGCTCGCGAGCGAGCTCTCCGAGCCGATCGCCGAGCGACATCAGGCCAGCGGCGTTCGACGACTTCACGAGCACGAGATCTCCTTCCCGCAGTTCGCGGTTCAGGAGATCATATGCGGCGTCCGCGTTCTCGACGTGCACCGACTCACCGTCCCAGGAGCCCTGCGCGATCGCGCCCAGATGCAGCGCGCGAGCGCCGTGTCCCACGACGACGAGCTGTCCGATGTTGAGTCGTACCGCGAGCAGGCCGATGCGGTCGTGCTCCTCGATCGCGTACGGCCCGAGTTCGCTCATCTCGCCGAGCACGGCGACGGTGCGCTGGTCGGGCTCCGCGATCTGCGCGAGCGTGCGGAGGGCTGCGGCCATCGAGTCGGGGCTCGCGTTGTACGCGTCGTTGATGACGGTCACGGCCCCGCGGTGCACGACCTCCATGCGGCCGTGCTCGGCGCGCGTGACCGACTCCAGCGCGTCGCGGATCTGCGTCGCGGGGACCCCCTCCACGTGGGCCGCCGCCGCGGCGGCGAGCGCATTCGTGACGTGGTGCTCGCCGATGACCGGGAAGTGAACGGCCACGGGCGCCTCGCCCGGAACGTGCAGGGTGAAGCGTGTGCCGTCGCTGCTCGCGACGACCTCGCTCGCGCGAACGTCCACGGCGGTCGCGCGGGTGCCGTCGCCACGTCCGAAGCGCACGACGCGCCCGAGCGTCTTGTCGGCCATGGAGCTCACGCGCGGGTCGTCCGCGTTCAGCACCGCGACGCCCGATTCGTCGAGGGCCTGGACCATCTCGGTCTTCGCGCGGAGCGTGACGTCGATGCCGCCGAACTCCCCGGCGTGGGCAAGCCCGACCGTCAGCACGATGCCGACGTCGGGCCGCGCCATGTCGGTCAAGCGGGTGATCTCGCCGGGCGCGCTCGCACCCATCTCGGCGACGAGATACCTCGTGCCGGCGTCCACTCGGCAGAACGTGACGGGAGCGCCGACCTCGTTGTTGAACGACGCGATGGGGGCGACGGTCGCCGCCAGGCGCGAGAGGATCTCGTTCAGGAGTGTCTTGGTGGTGGTCTTCCCGTTCGACCCGGTGACGGCGATGACACGGAGGTTGCCGGCTTCCCGCGCCTTGCGGATGTTCTCGGTCGCGAGGGCGCCGAGCGCCAGCACCGCGTCGTCGACGATGATGAGGGGGACTTCGCCCTCCACGTCGCGCTCGACGATGCAGGCCGCCGCGCCCTGCTCGATCGCGGCGCCGACGAAGCGGTGCCCATCGGTCGTCTCCCCCGGCTTGGCGACGAAGAGATCGCCAGGCCGAATCTTGCGCGAGTCGGTGTCGACGAGACCGCTCACGATCGTGTCGGGCCCAGCAGCGCCGCGCACCACCAGGTCGCCGCCAGTGACACGCGCGATCTCCCCGAGCGTGAATTCCATCATGATTGCCAACCTGCCTCTCGCAACGCCACCCGGGCCTCATCCCGGGCCGAGTAGGCGAGTTTATGGCCGGCGACCTCGGTCGACGTCTCGTGCCCGGGCCCGGCGATGAGGATCGTGTCACCCGGCTGCGCGAGTTCGACGGCCTTTCGGATGCCGGCTCGCTCGTCCGGGATCTCGTGCAGTTCGCCGTCCGGTCGCGTCGCCCGCGCCGCGTCGACGAGCACGCGACGGATCGCTGCCGGATCCTCGGTCCGCGGGTTGTAGTCGGTCACGATGACCACATCGGCGAGGCTGGCAGCGATGCGCCCCATCTCCGGCCGCTTCGTCATGTCGCGATCTCCGTCGGCACCGAAGACCATGATCACGCGCCCCTCGGTCAGTTCCCGCATCGCGAGCAGGGCCTGTTCGAAGGCGTCCGGTGTGTGCCCGTAGTCGACGTAGAGGCGCGGGCCCTCGCCGTTGGAAACCAGCTCGAGGCGCCCGGGCACATAGGCGTCGATCCCGCCGTCACGCTCGAGCACCTCGCCGATCTGCTCGAGGTCGTACCCCGACTCCACCAGCATGACGATCGCTAGGCCGGCGTTGGCGCCCGAGAACCAGCCCGGAATGGGCACGCGGCTCGCGATGACGCGACCGTCGGGGCTGCGAAGCGCGAACTCGGTGCCGGCCTGCGATTGCGGACCCACCTCGATGTGCCAGTCGGCATCGGTGTCGGCGCGAGAGGCGACCGTCGTCACAGGGATCCGGCTGTTCTCGACCAGGTCGCTCCCCCACCGCGAGTCAAGCGAGACGACTCCTCTCCTGGCGCACTCGGGGGTGAACAGGGCGAGCTTGGCGGCGAAGTAGTCATCGAAGCCCGCGTAGTCGTCGAGGTGGTCGTGCGAGAGGTTCGTGAAGCCGACGACGTCGAACGCGAGCCCATCGATGCGGTGGCGGGTGACGGCCTGCGCCGACACCTCGATGCTCGCGGCGTGGACACCCTCCTCGCGCATGCGGGCGATCAGCGCGTGCAGTTCTGAGGCCTCCGGCGTTGTGAGGGTGGCCTCGATGCGCTCATCCCCGATGCGACGCTCGACGGTCGTGGAGAGCCCCGTGACCGCCCCCAGCTGGGTGAGGAGGGCGTCCAGAAGGTATGCGACGGTGGTCTTCCCGTTCGTGCCGGTGATGCCGAAGAGCTTCGGCTCGTCGTGGTCGGTGCGATACACCCATGCGGCGACCTCGCCGAGAGCCTCCCGCGGCGAGTCGGTCACGAGCACCGGTACGGTGACGCCGGCGTCGGCGACGAGCTTCGCGCCGTCCGCGTCGGTCAAAACGGCCACGGCGCCCGCAGCCACGGCCTGCGGCGAGAACGCAGCGCCGTGCGTCCGCGTGCCGCAGAGGCCGACGAAGAGGTCGCCAGCGCGCACGTCAAACGACGAGATGGCGACACCGGTGACCTCGACCTGGTCGACGCCGTCGGGTTCTTCGAGGCCGAATCGGACAGCGAGTTCAGAGAGGGAGCGGGCGACCGGATGGAGCGGTCGGATGCTAGCAGCGGGCATGTCTTCCTGGGGAACGAACGATTTAGAACGTCGTGGCGATCTGCGGCCACGGCTGCGGCGACATCGGCACGCGGTTCTTCTGGAGCACGTACGCCATGACGTCGTGCCAGGCCGGGGCGGTCGCGGCACTCGACCTCATCGTAGTCGGCTCCATGATCGATACCGAGACAACGTAGCGAGGATCATCAATGGGGGCGATCCCGGCCATCGACGTCATGTACTGCCCGGACAG
This sequence is a window from Pseudoclavibacter endophyticus. Protein-coding genes within it:
- the ftsW gene encoding putative lipid II flippase FtsW is translated as MTGTVPPRSPASTTRTGTRATTPTGRTTQPITEGTDARRGGAPGASRPNGSGQSADRPTGLRAVTVSLGRRFSEGDRDVSLLIAVTLALVVYGLVMVLSSSSVEEFAAGNSISDKFVRQGLFALVGVPLMLIASRLPERFWSAMAWPLLVVGVALQALVLTPLGYEVNGNRAWIDLAGFSMQPAEVLKIALIVWLASVISRKEKLLNDWRHAFIPVVPVLVIAIGIALLTKDLGTVMVIAVCVLGALFCGGFPLTYLALGGIAAAGMSIVFAATSPNRVARISAFYTGDCDYEDLCWQSTHGLYALSAGGFFGVGLGNSRAKWSWLPEADNDFIFAIVGEEFGLVGALVMIALFVALAVLMVRLLVRSTSTFRRTIIGGVLVWLLFQGFVNIAVVLGLLPVLGVPLPLVSSGGSALLTTLGAIGIVLAMAHADTNETAARSRPRSGEGARRTSPTASRARER
- the murD gene encoding UDP-N-acetylmuramoyl-L-alanine--D-glutamate ligase; its protein translation is MVVTGVSASPSALTSWHDDWRGLRVAVLGLGVTGFSVADTLAELGASVLVIAGAHDDDRERILEVLGVPVVVRTPLDVVPDELAAFEPELVVASPGFAPHHPLMRWAADRELPIWGDIELAWRLRDKTGRVAEWLCVTGTNGKTTTTQLTAHMLHTAGMRAVPCGNIGTPILDAIRDPQGYDVLVVELSSYQLHSITSVAPTSSVVLNLADDHLDWHGSAEAYRLAKGRVYEHTRIACVYNLADDATRRLVEDAEVQEGCRAIGFGLGTPGPSDLGVVDGVLIDRAFLEERRTSALELATVEELRAVGLGAGHLVQNTLAAAALARSIGVAPEHIHDALATFAVDRHRNELVGERDGVAWVDDSKATNAHAANASLHAYPSVVWVVGGLLKGVDLSPLVAKHATRLRAAVVIGADRAAVGAAFAQHAPDVPVHLIDVTDTDDVMPRVIACAEAIAQPGDTVLLAPAAASMDQFISYSDRGQRFAAAVRSAWEAESHDRDSAPEITRIDDANRNAGHDPDGPNDAADH
- the mraY gene encoding phospho-N-acetylmuramoyl-pentapeptide-transferase produces the protein MIGVLVAGSVGLLFTLFATPLFVKLFHRLQWGQFIREDGPKGHHSKRGTASMGGIVFTIGAVLGYFVACLVTWDPPAASGLLVLGMMVGLAVIGFIDDYMKVRQKQSLGIGGWTKIAGQVVVASVFAIVGLQFVNESGVRPISSSVSFIRDLPIDFMSLGVIAGTVLLVVWIVLITTATSNAVNVTDGLDGLATGASIISIGSFGFIAYWQFNQLCGTPRVASAVEAACYDVYAPLDVAVAAAAIVGALIGFLWWNTSPAQIFMGDTGSLGLGGALAALAVVTRTELLLVFIGGLFVVTTGSVIVQRIYFKLTGGKRIFLMSPIHHHFELKGWAEVTIVVRFWIIAGIFAAIGLGLFYAEWWSLA
- a CDS encoding UDP-N-acetylmuramoyl-tripeptide--D-alanyl-D-alanine ligase, coding for MMEFTLGEIARVTGGDLVVRGAAGPDTIVSGLVDTDSRKIRPGDLFVAKPGETTDGHRFVGAAIEQGAAACIVERDVEGEVPLIIVDDAVLALGALATENIRKAREAGNLRVIAVTGSNGKTTTKTLLNEILSRLAATVAPIASFNNEVGAPVTFCRVDAGTRYLVAEMGASAPGEITRLTDMARPDVGIVLTVGLAHAGEFGGIDVTLRAKTEMVQALDESGVAVLNADDPRVSSMADKTLGRVVRFGRGDGTRATAVDVRASEVVASSDGTRFTLHVPGEAPVAVHFPVIGEHHVTNALAAAAAAHVEGVPATQIRDALESVTRAEHGRMEVVHRGAVTVINDAYNASPDSMAAALRTLAQIAEPDQRTVAVLGEMSELGPYAIEEHDRIGLLAVRLNIGQLVVVGHGARALHLGAIAQGSWDGESVHVENADAAYDLLNRELREGDLVLVKSSNAAGLMSLGDRLGELAREREVGTGAPPAASGLGTAGHGGAA
- a CDS encoding Mur ligase family protein, with protein sequence MPAASIRPLHPVARSLSELAVRFGLEEPDGVDQVEVTGVAISSFDVRAGDLFVGLCGTRTHGAAFSPQAVAAGAVAVLTDADGAKLVADAGVTVPVLVTDSPREALGEVAAWVYRTDHDEPKLFGITGTNGKTTVAYLLDALLTQLGAVTGLSTTVERRIGDERIEATLTTPEASELHALIARMREEGVHAASIEVSAQAVTRHRIDGLAFDVVGFTNLSHDHLDDYAGFDDYFAAKLALFTPECARRGVVSLDSRWGSDLVENSRIPVTTVASRADTDADWHIEVGPQSQAGTEFALRSPDGRVIASRVPIPGWFSGANAGLAIVMLVESGYDLEQIGEVLERDGGIDAYVPGRLELVSNGEGPRLYVDYGHTPDAFEQALLAMRELTEGRVIMVFGADGDRDMTKRPEMGRIAASLADVVIVTDYNPRTEDPAAIRRVLVDAARATRPDGELHEIPDERAGIRKAVELAQPGDTILIAGPGHETSTEVAGHKLAYSARDEARVALREAGWQS